TTGAGGGACACAGACATCCCACAGTCAAGCTTTCCTACAGACTCCTACCCCTCCCAGGCTCCCTTCCTGTTACCTGAGTGCCTCGTTGTAAATCTCTGCCACACTGACAGTGATCGTGTAGCCCCAGTCAGACGCTTTCCTCTGCACCTCGGAGAAGAGCAACTGGAGCGCTCGCTGGTTGATTCCTGGGTTTTCAGGAGTTCCCTATTGATCAAGAAAAAAATCTCACATGTGACAGCAATGGAGAGAAAGGTATGACAGAATGACTGACACAAGACTCACCACTGAGCCCATAAGGTGTGCAGTTGTGAGGACACCAGTAGGATATTACACCATGATAAAGCTTGGAACAGGCATCCATGATTCACTGTGGAATCACCAACATCCACCTCCCACGCTCATGGTAGAGAAGGGGAACAGCCAGAAGGTTGCAAAACAACCAGGTTCCAACCTTCTTCTTCAGACTGTTCTGCTGTTGGCATTGTGCGGTTTGTTACAAACTTGGGAGATGCACAGTCAGGGCTGCTGTGCATGGTTATCTGGGAACAACATCATTCTTGGTCACCGTGACAAAGGGGGAATTTACACACATTTACCCATGAGCGTATCCATTACATACAGTCATCTAGGGACCAATCTATCCTCACCCTTCCTCGAGAAATGATGACGCTGAACTGTAGAATACAGGAAGCGAAGCAAGAAGACACACTGAAAGGGAAGatggagggagacagagagaaaaggTGAGAAGGGAAAATTTACCTCCATAGTATATGTCTTGCCTGCACCTGTCTGTCCATAGGCAAAAATACAGACGTTGTAGCCATCAATACAGGATGTGATCAGGGCCTGAACTTCCTGGAACACCTGTCaatgggagagaaataaaaatgagcCATAGCTGACCCTCCAGCATAACCACTCCCCCGCCGCGCCTCTCACACAAATTACACTGGGCATTGACTGGCTGTGCTGAAATCTCATTTCTACATTAATTTTTTGCATATCATGGGGTGATGGAAGAGTAGATACTTTTATACCAGCAGGAGCAGAGAGATAGCTCTCAAGTCTGCTCAAGTTCTACTCTgcctccttattggtcctttggagGAAAGAGTTGCTTTACCTTCTCTTCTCCATCCTTCCCCTACAAAATCAGGGACCAGTAAGTGAGCTGCGACCTTATGAAATAATTATGTCTCTCCTCATGTCGACACACACCTTTCTCTTGTGGTGGAAGTTCATACTAATGTACCAGTACAGAAACATGTGGATGTACTTACATCTTGCTGTGTTGCCTGTGGGGAGAAAACCTTGTCCAATTCAAATGAGACCTGCTTCCCCTTGTGCATCAGGTGCAAGATAGCATCATCATCAGGGTCAAAGGTCACTGAGTTGGCTGCTTCAGGCCCTTCCCCATCCTCTGTAGTTATTGGCCGGACTCGGCCAAACACACGGATATTTCCTTTACAAAGACAAAAATACAGAGACTCGCTCTCGATCAGCCTTCCCACCAACTCTCTCTTATCAAATGGCATCAGACAGCGAAGATGCTTGACACAATCCACTTCACCTCTCTCATTCTCTTCTGCAACTGCAGATCCCAAAGGTGGAGATTTAGAGTAACACACTTCAAGACCACAAGCCAGACTGTGCAGACTTCCCATAAGACAGACGTGTTGCTCGTGCCCTGCACGGAATATGTGGAGCGCATGCGGGAGGTGGAGTCACAAGACATTGTTGTCTGCAGCAGGCCATGAATCATGTCCCTAGTAGAGCACAGTGAAACCACGGTGATCTGGAGACAGCCCACAATAGGTTACTGTGCGAAAGAAATGCTTCCGCTCCAGTGCTGGGTAGGTCCCCCAGGACCAACGATCCCAGTCTGATCCATGCCTGAACATGTCTAACTTCAGTCCAATCACAAAGCTTGAAGTGGGACGTCTCTGCCCTCCTGCTGCATTAATGTCACCCACCAAAAAGATCAGCCCTACATCGCTGTCTAAACAATCTCTCACGCACACACCTTTCAGCCGCACCAGTTCATTGTGGCATTTCTTGCGGAGCTGCAGCTCCCTGCGGTATTTCCTGAGTAGCTCCCGATTTGTGCTGTTCACCTCCTCAATGGCTTGTCCAATCTGAAGAGGAGGAGACACCAAttatgagaggggaaaaaaatcaaagaagtATGGAGAAccccccactacacacacacacacacacacacacacacacacacacacacacccctccttcacAGTGTGGGAACTAGCAAAGGAATCTAAGAAGGGAAACATGGGGGATGGTCCCATGGCAGAGAATCAAAGAGCATCTGTCTCCTCATGCTCACGGTGCAAATCTAACTGTGGCAGAATCAAAGCAATAGTGTTAGGTCCTGCTCTACCGCAGAGCAAGGAATCTCCTGCCATGCTCACCTCCGCCCTGGCATTCTGCAGAGCTTCCTGGAGTAGCAGGGGGAAGTCTCGGACCTGCCGTTTCAGGCTGTTGTAATCATTGGTGAGGGTTCGGAGTGCTGGCTGGAGTGTGAGAAGGTTTGTCCGGACCCCTGCAAACAAACATAAGATCCTTGATAATCCTCACGTTAGGGTCCCCTTGGAAGGTGATAAAGCCCTTCTCCTGTTTGGATGCCTTCACTTGGAAGTGTAGGTCTGAACTCAAACTACCAACAGAGCGGATGGCAGGGATGTGGGGAGGATTCGCTAATGTTGCTGGGCATTTCTAAATCCAAGTGTGGCTTTCCTCCAGTAACTCCTAAGGAAGTCCTGCTGCATATGAGAACGTGTAGCATCACCTGGAAAGCTACATTCCCCAGTACCTGTACCACCCACCCTCCCACCCGTGTCAGGTTGTTGTGGGACTTGCTTCCCCTCTGCCTCACCTGCCAGGTTCTCATGCACAGCTTTCATTTCTACTTGAGCACGTGCAAATGCCTCTTCAATGGCCCGGTTCTTGTCATCTTCCATGTTCTGCATCTCCTCCAGCATCTGTCCATGCGCCTGCTCCAGCTCAGACTCATACAGTGTAATCTAGGAAGGGACCCAAACTGCAGTTATTACTCTGTGACAGAGGCCAAGCCCAGCAGGACTGAatcactcacccacccacccaacatTTCATGCAAACTCTTACCAGAGTTTGTTCGAACTCTTTTACTTGTACCACGGGGCTTGGTGAGTAAGTCAGAAACAGTCACTCAAAAAGGGCCATTGAACAGGGAGTAATGTGACCAATGGAACTTCTCCAGGTTGTTCCCATATACGTTTCCAGTGTGACCCAGAGACCTGAGCTCTGAGGTTGGATGCAGTTTGCTATGTTCCTCTGTAgctgtttttctctccttttccacCCACACGTTATATATTTTCCCCGTTCTCTATGCAGTACTGATacctgggctctgagctgggctgCAGTCTTCTGAGActtctgcagctgctgttccatctCCTTTAGCACCTGCCTCTGCATCTCCACTTGCTCCTGCAAGTGCTGATTCCGTGACTGGGTCTCACACAGAGCCTGCTTGGTCTTGGATGACTCCACTTCCACCGTTTTGATGAGATACTATAAAAAAATTCCCAACACAAGCACTTGAGAAACTCCCCACCATCAGGCCTGGGACAGATACGGCATTCCCCAAATCCAAGGCATTCCCTGAATCCAAAGCATTCCCCACTGAATTTTCAAGGAAGTTAATCCACAAGGACCAGATGAAACTGGCAAGTTCCTTGGAGCTCAGTGCCGATCTGCACAACCACCATTACAATCTACCGTATCTTTAAACAGGTAGTGGCATCTTTAGCACATAAAGCTGGGACTCTTACTTAGATGATAGATTTCATCTACCCTAAGCACGTTGTGCACTGCCAGGATTCTGTATAAGCTACAGACAAACAACGAACAGTATTCAAACGGCCTGCAAGCACCTAGATTCTCTGAGTCAAGTGCTAGCCCATTTTATACCCCCTTTGATATCAATGGGTTGATAGGGGAGAAAGCCTGCCAGGGTTTGGCCCTCTCGCTCTAAACGGAATTTAAAGACACGCATTCTGCTTGGATGTTGAACAGCAAATGGGCAGAATGATCGATAGGAGTCGCCCTGCAAAGGTGATTTGTTGCATCTCACCTTTATCTGCTGGGGTTGGGCTTTCAGGCTAGCTATAGTCTCCTGACTGTCCCGCAGCCGCCTGCTGAGTcgctcctcctcctcagccttcTCGGCAAGGGAGTCCTTTAAGCGCAGCTCTACCTCCGCCAGGCGATTGGTCTTCTGCTGCACTTCCAGGTCCAGCTCCGACAGCCTCCCCTTAGCCTCCTCCACCTCCAGCTGCAACTGGGCCAACCTTTCTTGCAGCCTTGCATTCTCCTGCAAGCCAAgttgggagggggtgagaggaagCCAATTTTCATGTGATCAGCAGGCAGAGGCGCAGGCACATGATCCATAATGAACAGTCTGTGTGCATACACCCCAGCCTCGTGACCTCTTTACCTGGATGTGTTCGCAGTCAATGCATTTCACATGCTGCTTCTTCAGCTTCTGAAGCTGTGCCTCACATGACTTCATGTCTTGCTTTAGGTGCTCGTTCTCTGCAGCGAGCAGATTCCGATGCTTTTCCAAGTCAGTGCCACCCTGAAAAGGGAGACCAAGTGTTTGTTAACTCAATATTTTACTTTTAGtcagtgggtcaaattctgctctctcccTACACCCCTACAATGCATTTGACTTGAGTGGAGTTGCACCATAAAAGAACGAACAGGATTTGGCACAGTATCGTTAACAATTAAGGATTCTACCCTTTTCACAAACTATACACATACGgtgctactgaaatgcagccagctctgggatgAAGGGCAGAATGCAGCCAGTGAATACCACAGTAATAGTGGCATGGGAAATGTTGTCAGAGACACAAGCAGCAAACTCCTGCTATGGAGAAGAGTGCCAGGTCCTCTGTTTTAAGGCTGCATTGGACAAACTCCCGTTTAACTTAATGGACTTCAGTTTATCTACCTCGGGTCGGTCAAAATCCATCCAAATCAAACCTATGGTTCTGGGAGTATTTCATTCGTCGTCCTTAGGCTTCTAAACAATCCCCATTTGCACTAAGATTtccttcttttctctccctgtttTACTGTCTCATATGTAAAATACTAAGGAGCCAACAACTTCAGCCACGAATGTAACAATCTCCTCAGGGAAAGAAGACATGTAATGCAGATACGTATTAACTTCCAAGGGCTCACCAGCTCAGAACGGAGTCTGTTCACTTCCTGAGCTTGATCCAGAAGTTTCCCTTTCAGATTTTCAACCTGTCAACACAGGCACAAGTTGACTAGGCTGGTCCCTTTTGTATTTTGACCACAAACACCTCCTCCCAACACACACCAGCTCAGATTACACATAACTTCACCTGAAGCTGCAATGCGCCGGCAAAGGGAAGTGCTTCAAGTCATGAACTTCCTACAAGCCACACAGAGCAAGACTGATAGACTGGGTAGTTAGGAGTTGtggactcccccaccccagagaaaGCAGTGCCCAAGACTATATTGGAAGGATGTTGGCCCTGAGAAGACAACTTACCATACCAGCAATCCCCAAATTACACGGGGTGCTATTCATCATCAAACAAGCAACACACTCTCTTTATTTCTGCTAATATGACTGTAGAATACCATAGAGGCAGCTTTTTGGAGAGAACTGTATATATAACAGCCCCGGCTAACTGAGCTCCCACTGAAAAGATCAACAGAAAGTGAGAACATTCAAGTTGGAAAGGGAATAGACTTATCTGGTCCCTTACTCCACCACCTGCAATCAGCGCAGATGCCTGGCAGTATCTGCTCCAATCCAGTTTTAGTTCCAAGTGGTGGGACCCCCTACCACCTCCTAGGAGCAGATTATTCCTCAGAGTGAGACCACACGGTTAGGACTATTTTCTGATATTCAGCCAAAGTTTTCTTTGctcaatttcatcccatttcctcTGATAATTGCTTGCACATTTGAGTGCTACTCACACCACATACTCATTTTCTGCCTCAGTGTACGtttgaggatttaaaaaaaaaaaaaagattattttttttcaggTGACCTTCTCTACCACATGAGCATTTTGACAGTTTGTCCTGCATTCTTTCACCAAATCTTGGGAGAAACTTTAATGGATAAAAATGCTGTTTCTTATTGGAGGAATCTTCCACCCCAACTGTGCTCAGAGATCAAATCATCCCCTCCTCACTAGGGGTCTTTGCTTTCCTGTATCATaaaaatgaccatactgggtcagaccaaggttccatctagcccagtatcctgtcttccaacagtggccaaggccaggtgcttcagagggaatgaacagaatagggaatcatcaagtgatccatcccctgttgaaaattcccagcttctggcacgtCTTGCTTTTTCTTCTCTATGACTTTCTTTTTCTAGCAGAGGCTTTTAAATGCCTTTTATATGGTGAAGTTCTTGAAGGAGAATCTTCCTAAACAGACatcaaagaatatttttttctgtgtacAGCACACCATTTTCATTCCATGTGTGTATGAGATATTTACTCCAGGGATAAAGTAGAAAGAAGTCTGCAGGCAGGGCTTAATTTGTTCCAGGGCTTGCTAGGGCTGAGCCTGGCACCTCGCAgcttggcagttcagagtccCGGCATCTCTGGGCCTGCTGCATAAGTTATAAATGTACAAGAATGGCTTGACCCAcatcacctctttcattacaaatgaagcactgTCTGTATGTTACTAGTGTGCCCATCTTCACACTCATGAACAAGAGAAGCAGGGAATTTTGGCAAAACGTATGGGATTTCTGCAGTGCTCTCATTTAGTTTTCAGCTCTATCTGGTCCTATTCTTCTATCAGTGTCAGACAAGGAAATCCATTGAAAAAAATGACTATGGTGCAGTTTCAGAGATGTCACACCAGCTACACCACAGGAGCCCATTATTTTTACATTATAGCACCCCATTGCGTGCTGCGGCTTCACTAAAGACAAAATACAGTGTCCTTGCCCCCAAAGCACTTACAAGGTAAGGTCTCTGTCCTGCAGTGAGAACCACGCAGGCAGACCCCTGCCCCTGTGCTgagccccactgactccagtggggctTCACACAGCTGCAGTTGTCCATCGGCCTGAAGCAACCTGCAGGATAATAGGCTAAATTTGAACAGAAACGGTGATATACGGTAAGCAGGACTTTTGCCGACGATTACACCATGCACATCGTGTTTACCCTCAGGACAGCTGCAAGTGTCCACATTTCAATATTTAAGAGACTGTCTGACTGGCAGCCTTTTTGTTCAACATTTAATGCTGCCTCTTGCCAGCCAAGTTCTGTCTCATGGTCAGAGCTCTCAATCTCATAGGACGGCAGGAGTGTGAAGGGTTATGGCAGCACTGCGCAGAATTGCATCAGAACAGACACACGGATGGAACCTGAGTTACTCTAAGGTAGCGCGGGGGAGCCTGATAGACTCCCAGAGGATTATGATAAAGCCAGGATGAAGCTTGTGTTTCAACAGCACCTGCCAGAGTGCTGGAGCAGCCACAAAAAGTGAGCTAAACCCTGTGATGCTGACAaagcaggtgccagctcatgccaggtGCCCGTGTCTCAACTGAGCACTGACAGATACTCAGCTGGAATGAGGGTGTGTCCACACTACAAGATTATAGCGACCTAAGTTACACTGCCACAGCGCCACCACAGTGATGACATCGTGTTTGCATGTCCACATTATGCTCCTTGTGGGGGCAACGTGCATCCTTCCCAGGAGCGCTTGCACTGATTGAACTGTCAGTGCGGTGcagcttctgaaagccagcaacagtCGATGTcagcaacgcagtgtctacattGATAGCGTGTTGACCTAAGTGCTACGCCTCTCGCGGAGGCGGAGTTATTAAATTGGTGTAATGGGTGAGCTGCATTTGCGGGAAAAtgttagtgtagacacttacagagttaggtcgacataagttGCCTTGCTGCGCCCTAACTCTGTAACGGAGACCACGgctcagtctggctcacctgtgggtTAAAACAAGTATTCGAGTTCTAAAAATGGCCTTCGCATctagactttattgaatgcttgtcaACGGTTGTGTGCATTAATCTCCCTTATATCATCTGCATAccatattgtaaggtaatatCTGAGCATCTGCATTGTAAGCCTCTGTAGACTGGTGAGAGTCATTAATTAGTGTGCAATGCTGGCCTACAACACCAGGTGTCATGTCCTGTCCCACAGTGAGGACCCATCAACACTAGAACTACTATTGTGGAACATCAAAGAAGataaagactttgttgattgcttcccccacccaccccatgaAGAGAAGAcatgcaagtgaattcctcccatcaAGTGAGTCAGCAGCTCAAACATCCCTACAAAGGAGAAACTGTATCTCTGTGCTGCTTAGACTCCAGAGGGCAagatttctaggcataagcaTGGGGTCCCCCTGCTGCTTAGCGTGGGTTAGCCCTAagggacatatagagcttgcttattatacaAACCTCTATTACCTTtagagtgtgtgtatgtttacctgctctaACCTTATAAATAACTCTGgtttccttttcctagttaataaatctttagatagtttgacaggattggctacaagcttTGTCTTTAGTGCGAGATCTAGGGTGCAACTGACCTGGTATACGAGACTGGTCCTTTGGGTCTGGGAGTAACCTGACTACTGTTGTGACTTTTGGTGCAGGGCACCATCTCTCACAAGAGCTAGCTTGCCTAGGTTGAAAGATAGCTCAGAGTAGCCAAGGGAACCATCTATGACTCCACGGTTAGGCTGTTATGTTGCCTGACAAGTTTACACTTGAtaggtgaaatctaagtataaaacCTCACAGCCAGTTTGGGATTTGTGACTTGCTTCTCAACAGTCTTCCCTGGGATTGGTACCTACACTCTTGAGCCACTCCAGGACAGCTTGACAACCTTCCCCTCTcaaccctacacacacacacacttaagacTTCTCCCAAGTGTATATTCTGGCTCTCAGTCTCCCCTCCTTGATTAGTGTAGAAGCAGTGTCTTCAGACACAAAGATCTGGTGGTGTGCACTTCTCCATATAAAGACCCCAACTCTCTTTTTCCCCATCTTAGTGCTCAATGCAGAATGAaggcccggggggggggtggggggagaagtgaTCCCATAGTAGCTTAAGAGCGCTCTGCCCCCGGCTTTAGTCAGAGCAACCTCAAGGGGTCTCTAACAAATCTTTTGCTTCCCATGCCTCCCTATGAGAGCAGACAGAGCACAGCACACTCAGACCACATCCCTTCCCTCTCCCAAGGATAACCGGTACCGACCCTGGACACACCCCCTAAAACAGGAGCTAAGAGGAGGGTCAATGGAGTTTTTATATCAGCTTGGAAGGTCCCCTGTGCTGGGAGTAGATCCCACCAGAAAACTGAACCCAAACAGTCTTTCCAAGATGGAGTTACTGTTGACAATTGGCTCCCCTTGACAACGAAtacccatttttattttttatcttatAACAAAGGATCTTAATGTTTTCCTACAGAGTGAACCATCTCTTAACAGAAAGAGACTCATTAGTGCTTCCCCCCACCTGTGATCATGGAACATCCCTGTGGCAGCCACAGCAGGGAAGTACAAGGGAAAGAAATGTTAGCAGACTATTCGCATACTTCAGCTTCTTTTAATAGCATTTAACAGCTGGAAACGAAGAGAAGGAGCTGTTACCCTGTGACCACCCAGCTCTCTGCAGCCCCTCACTGATTTGTGGACCACAGTTTGGAACTGCTGACTTAAAACAAATACATGTTTACAGTATGCTACAAATTAATTAAGCTCAGTTAAGTTACACCCATCTAATGAGGTGAGGTTAGAACTAGTACTTAAATAAGTATTACCATATTCTGAGATACCACTCCACACTAGctgttccattttaaaaagtacaCTGAGAAGTCATATATTGCCTAAAAATTAGGCTTTTATAAAGACAAACTTCTACAAAACCGAAGACCAGTAGAATTagtagtttgtttttaaacaagatAGTCCCCAAATATTGCAGCACTGTGCAAGTccatgagaaccagaaagtgaaaaaaaaataaacaaaagttgcAACTGATTAATCTGTTTTCATTGTCCAACCAGAGAGAAATGCAAAGAACATAGATAAGGGATTAAAAATCACTTTTAACAATTATTTTAATATCCATAACTtagattttaatatattttacttcCCTTTAATATTGAAAGCTTATACTATTTCAGTGCAACAGCATCCCTCTAAAAAGAGTAAAAACCTATAGACACTTACAATAGGTGATCCTTATAGTGGGgacacaaaaacaagaaaaaatctaTCACAAGCAAGTCTGCATTACACATAGTCATCTATCTGTGACTGGATTTATATACTTCATACCATTCCAACTTCAGTCAGTCACCTAGAGTGGGCTTGAAATGTCTTTAGAATCAATAGTATTCACAGACAAGCATTCACCTGTGACACAAAAGCCACTTAGAATAAGTGATTATCAGTACATTTAACATCAGAATTTGTTTAACCCTAAATTCATTAGCAGAAAACTCACAGTGTTAAATTAGAAAATACCAGCTTATCTCTCTTCCAGGTGAAGATGAAGACAACAACAGGAGACACTGATTCACTTCACCTGTAGTGGAGACCCGTCCCTTCCTGGAAAAATAGGTGGAGCCTTGGTTGCATGCCTGGCTAGACCTCACGGGTTGTATCTCCAGCCTGGCCACAATTTCTAGAGAAGACACCCACTGGTTTTCTTAGCAATGTCTGGCACTTAGGTGCGGCCTTTGTATCTATTAGCCTTTAGAATCTCTTTAAAGAAATGGGACCttctcctttgtccacatgctagAAAGTTGTTTTTCCCTAGCAAAGAGTTGCCTCCTGTATACAATGTCACTCTTTCTCTGTTAGCTggtatagggccagattctgctttgaCTTATGCACACCAGTCATTCAGAGTAACCCAACTGAACTCAATGCAATTATTTGGTCATGTTTAGATCAGTGTAATTAAGAGCAGAATCAAACCACAGTCACATCTAGAGTTATAAACTaatcccccttcccacacagtcTTTTTATTATGAGCCTGTAGACCCACtgtctcaccaaaaaaaaaaaaaaaagcttttttctGTGGGGGGCGGTTACAAGTGTTGCACAATCTTGCTACTCTTTGACAAACAGCCGGGTAATGACTTTCAAACACGTGTTGTTTCTTAGAAACCAAAGAATGTCTTTGTAGCTCATGTACCACCCTTTCCCGCATCCACCCACCCACATACCTATTCTCTTATCAGTTTTCTCCTTCTCAGCTaggaaactgatttttaaatgtgttttttacTTCCTGCCTTTTGAAAGACACTAGAATTAACTTGCTTATTTCATACCACAAACCTTTCATGCTGTGCCCTTTGTGCACTAGTATAATGGTCAATCACAGCATAGCTCTGAGAGTAGGTATTGCTAGACAGCAAGACGTGGTGCCTAACAAGCTCTTTTCATCAAAGGATTTATAAGCACTTCATGAGATTATTGAAATGCCACAAAACTGATTCAGTAGAAGATTAGACAGGGAACCTGAAGCATGCAGCTGTTTAGCAACTTGTTCAACATCAGAAAAAGTCAAAGGCAGACTTGTGACTAgaactcaaagtcctcagtcctAGAGtcctgccctaaccactagaccagcagttttcaaactgtcTGAGCTGAGGCCCTCTTTGAATTACAATTTTTTATTGTGCCTCCCCTACCTCACCCAGACCAAAAAAAGAGGTGAGTTGGGGGAGGTGGCACCTGCCACAccaggctgaagcccaagctGCCTGGCATCACTGTTCCCTCCCCACAACATTCCTCCACACCTCCTGTACTGGACCTGTGAGCTGACTGCTACTGCAGAGTCCACAGAGGGAGCACAACACATTGTGTATCCAAGTCCTGCAAAATAGctgctttaaaaaatgtgtttcttAGCAACAGAATAACTACAAGAGGAATTAGATCAGATATTTAGTGTGAGAGCACTTGGAACATAGCAATTTGCATGTAAGTTATAATGTTGGCTTAAACACCTTGGctgagatcctcagaggtatttaggcacttaactccctcCAAAATCAATGGAAGCTAGGAACCTAATACCTTTTGAGATCTGGACCCTGAAAAATGTCACGGTTCACTCACAGAGTTCCTCCCCCATCTTGTGGAGTACCTGATCCTGCAGCTGGACAGACACAGCAAGTTCTTCATTCTCCCGTGCAGAAAGTTTCTCCTGCAGTGccagcagctcttcctgcagctGCAGCTTCTCCTCCTGCAGCTGGGCCATAGACTCCACCATCTTCTGGATCATAGGAAACTGACGTGCTCCTGACAAGCTGGAGCATTTCCCACCAAAGAATCTTCCGCCTGCAACAAGAAGAGTGTTAGCATTGCATTTACAAAGCAGCAGGTAGGTGTGACTGTATGGGGGTGGGCAGCGCGTGATGAAGTGACAGATGCACGCCAGGAAAGGCCAGTAAGTGTGGACTAAAAGTAGGGCCGACTAAATGACTAAAGTGGAGCAGGAGATGTaaagacaaaaagaaaaggaCCATAATGGCAGTGAAAACCCCAGATTCCTTCCTGAGCTGCATGAGCTTAACCTGTGTAGAGGACCATTTCATGGCTCCAATCACCACCCACTGCTCCAATCAATGCTCTGAGGGAAGGAACCAGCAGTGAAGCCCAGTGCAGTTCTGCCAGCCCCCAGAAGGAGCTGCAGCGATGCTCCAGATACAGAAGATGAATCATTTgattggaagtttttcctgacaTAAGTGTGCACACCTTTCAACAGTAATTTGTTTGATAGTTCTGTGCACGCTGACAGAATCAAAACGAGGCTGTGATTCTGTAAGCACGTACGCATGTGCCTAACTACTCATGTAAGCGGTCTTACTGACTGTAGCAGGACTACAGAGCTCCGCCATAGTAAAGTCACACGCATGCTTAAGTTCATGTAGGACCAGGGCTGAAGAAAATGTCGCAGAGGGCATTTGAGAGAAATCCTGACAATTCAATACcttacaatattttttaaattttctttcaaAGCTGTTCAGTTCGTCATAGATGGAAAATGGTGGCCACTCAACCAATGGAAGCATGTGGGGAACAATGTTCCAAGCACAGAGATGCAAGCAAGAAATAGAGTGCGACAGCGACGGCACAAACGTCACATCTCCACAGTCACAACCCCCCAGGAAACTCCCTGTTGGCCATTTGGCTGGTGAAAAGTACACAGTGAACACACAAGCATGTGACGTTCATAAATACCCCACTGCTTCTGAGCCCTGGGCTGAGGAGTTCATCGACCGCTGACTTCCACATTCCTGGCTCCACAAGCAAGAAAGAAAACACAGACAGAGCCCGTGATTTCATttaagacattaaaaaaagtgcTTTGGGGCAAACTGAGGAAAATAACCCAAAACACCCTTTGCAATGGGCAATAGTTCTACCAAGAAGTGGGGCTGAGCCAAGGGGACTACGAGGCATTTCACTTTTGGCTGTGGCCAGCAAGTGAAGGAGCGCACCAGCCACCATCCAAAGCATGGCAACAATGGCTATCTAGTGAAGAGGATAATGCA
Above is a genomic segment from Gopherus flavomarginatus isolate rGopFla2 chromosome 14, rGopFla2.mat.asm, whole genome shotgun sequence containing:
- the KIFC3 gene encoding kinesin-like protein KIFC3 isoform X1, with the protein product MITSRKTWDLGPTPSLKDLWKKDLPLNRSGQDSLLSDTEEDSNWCGAASPQGPCVTVQALQDKLCKDKSQVKNKENHRQPQTQCRTQKLGIEKRSGSAHNWDAGAQGQKACSMNIGKTGGRFFGGKCSSLSGARQFPMIQKMVESMAQLQEEKLQLQEELLALQEKLSARENEELAVSVQLQDQVENLKGKLLDQAQEVNRLRSELGGTDLEKHRNLLAAENEHLKQDMKSCEAQLQKLKKQHVKCIDCEHIQENARLQERLAQLQLEVEEAKGRLSELDLEVQQKTNRLAEVELRLKDSLAEKAEEEERLSRRLRDSQETIASLKAQPQQIKYLIKTVEVESSKTKQALCETQSRNQHLQEQVEMQRQVLKEMEQQLQKSQKTAAQLRAQITLYESELEQAHGQMLEEMQNMEDDKNRAIEEAFARAQVEMKAVHENLAGVRTNLLTLQPALRTLTNDYNSLKRQVRDFPLLLQEALQNARAEIGQAIEEVNSTNRELLRKYRRELQLRKKCHNELVRLKGNIRVFGRVRPITTEDGEGPEAANSVTFDPDDDAILHLMHKGKQVSFELDKVFSPQATQQDVFQEVQALITSCIDGYNVCIFAYGQTGAGKTYTMEGTPENPGINQRALQLLFSEVQRKASDWGYTITVSVAEIYNEALRDLLGKEPQEKLDIKLCPDGSGQLYVPGLTEFQVQSVEDINKVFEFGHSNRVTEYTSLNEHSSRSHALLIVTVRGLDYSTGLRTTGKLNLVDLAGSERVGRSGAEGSRLREAQYINKSLSALGDVIYALRARQGHVPFRNSKLTYLLQDSLSGDSKTLMMVQVSPVENNTSETLCSLKFAERVRSVELGPVSRRAELVSWSSQEHLENDSPVAAQPSVRTHSSPRPTRRAGSFRRKLQTSGKLRPVPV
- the KIFC3 gene encoding kinesin-like protein KIFC3 isoform X6; this translates as MIQKMVESMAQLQEEKLQLQEELLALQEKLSARENEELAVSVQLQDQVENLKGKLLDQAQEVNRLRSELGGTDLEKHRNLLAAENEHLKQDMKSCEAQLQKLKKQHVKCIDCEHIQENARLQERLAQLQLEVEEAKGRLSELDLEVQQKTNRLAEVELRLKDSLAEKAEEEERLSRRLRDSQETIASLKAQPQQIKYLIKTVEVESSKTKQALCETQSRNQHLQEQVEMQRQVLKEMEQQLQKSQKTAAQLRAQITLYESELEQAHGQMLEEMQNMEDDKNRAIEEAFARAQVEMKAVHENLAGVRTNLLTLQPALRTLTNDYNSLKRQVRDFPLLLQEALQNARAEIGQAIEEVNSTNRELLRKYRRELQLRKKCHNELVRLKGNIRVFGRVRPITTEDGEGPEAANSVTFDPDDDAILHLMHKGKQVSFELDKVFSPQATQQDVFQEVQALITSCIDGYNVCIFAYGQTGAGKTYTMEGTPENPGINQRALQLLFSEVQRKASDWGYTITVSVAEIYNEALRDLLGKEPQEKLDIKLCPDGSGQLYVPGLTEFQVQSVEDINKVFEFGHSNRVTEYTSLNEHSSRSHALLIVTVRGLDYSTGLRTTGKLNLVDLAGSERVGRSGAEGSRLREAQYINKSLSALGDVIYALRARQGHVPFRNSKLTYLLQDSLSGDSKTLMMVQVSPVENNTSETLCSLKFAERVRSVELGPVSRRAELVSWSSQEHLENDSPVAAQPSVRTHSSPRPTRRAGSFRRKLQTSGKLRPVPV